Proteins encoded within one genomic window of Corynebacterium aurimucosum:
- a CDS encoding M24 family metallopeptidase, with amino-acid sequence MALADTRYGNRRRKLMTELTGQRIDAIIVTHLTHVRYLTGFSGSNGGLLLRKDLSALMATDGRYTTQIAEEVPDIEASLGRDVGPHLLGQVSQDLRVGYEADYVTVAQLQRLEKAKPEGVTLVPVTGVIEKIRLVKDHVELQKLEEIAALANQALTDLVEAGEVAAGRTERQVAADLEYRMRMLGSERVSFDTIVASGENSAKPHHGADDRELRKGDLVTIDFGAHLRGFNSDCTRTFAIGEVTEFAREIYDIVLRAQEAGVKAAVPGAKLVDVDAACRDIITEAGYGEYFVHSTGHGIGLDVHEGPSAAKTGKGELAEGMTLTIEPGIYVPGKGGVRIEDSLFITSGAPKIITAYPKELQVL; translated from the coding sequence ATGGCATTAGCCGATACTCGTTATGGCAACCGCCGCCGCAAGCTCATGACTGAGCTGACTGGTCAGCGCATTGACGCCATTATCGTTACCCACCTGACGCACGTGCGTTACTTGACCGGCTTTTCGGGATCGAATGGTGGACTGCTGTTGCGCAAGGACCTCTCCGCGCTCATGGCAACGGACGGTCGCTACACCACGCAGATCGCGGAAGAGGTTCCGGACATCGAAGCCAGCCTTGGTCGCGATGTAGGCCCGCACTTGCTGGGGCAGGTTTCTCAAGATCTGCGGGTGGGCTATGAAGCCGACTACGTCACTGTCGCACAACTGCAGCGTCTGGAGAAAGCAAAGCCGGAGGGCGTGACTCTGGTACCGGTCACCGGCGTGATTGAGAAGATTCGCCTGGTCAAGGATCACGTTGAGCTGCAGAAGCTCGAAGAGATAGCGGCCTTGGCCAACCAGGCGCTCACCGATCTCGTAGAGGCTGGGGAGGTCGCCGCTGGGCGCACGGAACGCCAAGTCGCTGCCGATTTGGAATACCGCATGCGCATGCTCGGCTCGGAGCGCGTGAGCTTTGACACCATTGTGGCTTCCGGTGAAAACTCCGCTAAGCCCCACCACGGCGCGGATGACCGCGAGTTGCGCAAGGGGGATTTGGTTACGATCGACTTCGGTGCCCACCTGCGCGGCTTTAACTCCGACTGCACACGCACCTTCGCTATCGGTGAGGTCACTGAGTTTGCCCGTGAAATCTACGACATTGTCCTGCGCGCCCAGGAGGCAGGTGTGAAGGCAGCGGTGCCAGGTGCCAAGCTTGTCGACGTCGACGCGGCCTGCCGTGACATCATCACTGAGGCCGGCTATGGCGAGTACTTCGTTCACTCGACTGGCCACGGAATCGGCCTCGACGTGCACGAAGGGCCCTCCGCAGCGAAAACCGGCAAGGGCGAGCTCGCCGAAGGGATGACGCTGACCATTGAGCCGGGCATCTACGTTCCTGGTAAGGGCGGCGTGCGGATCGAGGACAGCCTGTTTATTACCTCAGGGGCACCAAAGATCATCACGGCCTATCCGAAGGAACTTCAGGTGCTGTAG